Proteins encoded within one genomic window of Raineyella fluvialis:
- a CDS encoding sensor histidine kinase gives MIRVARQLPAFLRDRPLAPWLRLSLAVLVTVSAVDDLTRGVAGGTAALDGPLIVFGTILMYAVLYLVLWRTTWAVLACLPLLVVVLITGDDVTGILTGALIVLLAPMTTSWLFTGLTWGLYLAWLVAASALHGPRWPQLFWPVLLMFFMAAALGTGVQGFQRGRAADRRRLTELREENLRIREDERAALARELHDVVAHELSIISLQITSRSRSEDPVELHRVLTSVQRSAHSALYELRLLVGLLREGGDDESDLGHLSDDTSVVRVVEQLHHQLGDLGFRADCVVPEAIDDLPATLTRTIIRILQEASTNIVKHAPKGSECAATIRLEPDAVVLTVVNTLGAHQVPVDLRLGPTGWGLRGIAERVDLLGGEFSAGPSGEQWLVRAAIPLADDVT, from the coding sequence GTGATTCGCGTTGCCCGCCAACTGCCCGCCTTCCTGCGCGACCGGCCGCTAGCCCCTTGGTTGCGCCTGTCGCTCGCGGTGCTGGTGACCGTCAGCGCGGTTGACGACCTCACCCGGGGGGTGGCCGGCGGGACGGCAGCACTCGACGGGCCACTGATCGTCTTCGGGACGATCCTCATGTACGCCGTGCTGTATCTGGTGCTCTGGCGGACCACCTGGGCCGTTCTGGCCTGTCTCCCCCTGCTGGTCGTGGTGCTGATCACCGGAGATGACGTCACCGGGATCCTGACCGGTGCCCTGATCGTGCTCCTCGCCCCGATGACGACGAGTTGGCTCTTCACCGGGCTCACCTGGGGCCTTTACCTCGCCTGGCTGGTGGCGGCCAGCGCGTTGCACGGCCCCCGCTGGCCGCAACTGTTCTGGCCGGTGCTGCTGATGTTCTTCATGGCGGCGGCCCTGGGCACGGGTGTCCAAGGATTCCAGCGCGGTCGGGCGGCCGACCGGCGTCGGCTCACCGAGCTGCGGGAGGAGAACCTGCGGATCCGCGAGGACGAGCGCGCTGCGCTCGCCCGCGAACTCCACGACGTCGTCGCCCACGAGCTCTCCATCATCTCGTTGCAGATCACCAGTCGCAGCCGCAGCGAGGACCCGGTCGAGTTGCATCGGGTGCTGACCAGCGTCCAGCGGTCCGCCCACTCGGCGCTCTACGAGTTGCGCCTCCTCGTCGGGCTGCTCCGCGAGGGCGGGGACGACGAGTCCGACCTCGGCCACCTCAGCGACGACACGTCGGTCGTACGCGTCGTCGAACAGTTGCATCACCAGCTGGGCGATCTCGGCTTCCGGGCGGACTGCGTGGTGCCGGAGGCGATCGACGACCTGCCGGCCACGCTGACCCGCACGATCATCCGGATCCTCCAGGAAGCCAGCACCAACATCGTCAAGCACGCCCCCAAAGGGAGCGAGTGCGCGGCCACGATCCGCCTGGAGCCCGATGCGGTGGTGCTGACCGTGGTCAACACCCTGGGAGCGCACCAGGTCCCCGTCGATCTGCGGCTGGGACCGACGGGCTGGGGCCTGCGCGGCATCGCCGAGCGGGTGGACCTGCTCGGTGGCGAGTTCTCCGCCGGCCCCTCCGGGGAGCAGTGGCTCGTCCGGGCGGCGATCCCGCTGGCCGACGACGTGACGTGA
- a CDS encoding response regulator, with protein MVDDEAVVRDAYRHLFGDVEDCEVIAEARDGREAVARFEEVRPDVVLMDLKMPRMSGVEAMAEIGRRHPDACMIAVTSFASLDYVVPALQAGAAGYLVKDAPAEALIDGIRQALADEMPLSPRIARALARSIADSPAESPRAQPPKMGRFAAPTPREQEVLDHLAQGFSNKEIAEALCISEAAVKAHLRHLGDKLGVRSRTQILVLAYRYGLAVPETTH; from the coding sequence GTGGTCGATGACGAAGCGGTGGTTCGTGATGCCTATCGGCATCTGTTCGGCGACGTGGAGGACTGCGAGGTGATCGCGGAGGCCCGCGACGGGCGCGAGGCCGTCGCCCGGTTCGAGGAGGTCCGCCCCGACGTCGTCCTGATGGACCTGAAGATGCCGCGGATGTCCGGTGTCGAGGCGATGGCCGAGATCGGGCGCCGGCACCCCGACGCGTGCATGATCGCGGTCACCAGCTTCGCCTCCCTCGACTACGTCGTCCCCGCGCTGCAGGCCGGCGCGGCCGGCTACCTCGTCAAGGACGCCCCTGCCGAGGCGCTCATCGACGGCATCCGCCAGGCCCTCGCCGACGAGATGCCGCTCTCGCCGCGGATCGCGCGGGCCCTGGCACGCAGCATCGCCGACTCCCCGGCCGAGAGCCCACGTGCGCAACCCCCGAAGATGGGCCGGTTCGCCGCGCCGACGCCCCGGGAGCAGGAGGTGCTCGACCACCTGGCGCAGGGGTTCAGCAACAAGGAGATCGCGGAGGCCCTGTGCATCTCCGAGGCGGCGGTGAAGGCGCACCTGCGCCACCTCGGCGACAAGCTGGGCGTACGGTCCCGGACGCAGATCCTCGTGCTGGCCTACCGATACGGTCTGGCCGTCCCGGAGACCACCCACTGA
- the aspS gene encoding aspartate--tRNA ligase translates to MIRTHDAGTLRAAHAGQTVTLAGWVARRRDHGGVAFIDLRDASGVAQVVVRDEILQSSGAHDLRNEFCIAVTGVVEERPEGNANPDLPTGEIEVAISELEVLNPAAPLPFQIDEHVSVGEEARLKYRYLDLRRPQQAKALRLRSKVSQAARRVLDAHDFVEIETPTLTRSTPEGARDFLVPARLAPGSWYALPQSPQLFKQLLMVAGMERYYQIARCYRDEDFRADRQPEFTQLDIEMSFVDQDDVIALSEQVMAAIWKLIDVDLPTPFPRMTYADAMDKYGSDKPDLRFDLQITEMTEYFKDTTFRVFQAAYVGAVVMPGGASLPRRQFDAWQEWAKQRGAKGLAYVTVGTDGTLAGPVAKNITDAEREGLAAATGAKPGDAIFFAAGGRKSSQELLGAARLEIGRRTGMIDENAWSFLWVVDAPLFEPTSEAVAAGDVAVGEGAWTALHHAFTSPKPESMDTFDTDPGSALAYAYDCVCNGNEIGGGSIRIHRRDIQQRVFAVMGIGEEEAQEKFGFLLDAFKFGAPPHGGIAFGWDRITALLSHSESIRDVIAFPKSGNGYDPLTGAPAPITVKQRREAGVDSKPKAKGAASDAPQPQKAATAS, encoded by the coding sequence GTGATTCGTACCCATGACGCCGGCACCCTGCGCGCCGCGCACGCCGGTCAGACCGTCACCCTCGCGGGTTGGGTGGCACGTCGACGTGATCACGGCGGGGTGGCGTTCATCGATCTCCGTGACGCCAGTGGGGTCGCCCAGGTGGTCGTCCGGGACGAGATCCTGCAGTCGTCGGGCGCGCACGACCTGCGCAACGAGTTCTGCATCGCCGTGACCGGCGTCGTCGAGGAGCGCCCCGAGGGCAACGCCAACCCCGACCTGCCGACCGGTGAGATCGAGGTCGCGATCAGCGAGCTCGAGGTGCTCAACCCCGCTGCACCGCTGCCGTTCCAGATCGACGAGCACGTGAGCGTCGGCGAGGAGGCGCGGCTCAAGTACCGCTACCTCGATCTGCGTCGGCCGCAGCAGGCCAAGGCCCTGCGGCTGCGCTCGAAGGTCTCCCAGGCCGCCCGCCGGGTGCTCGACGCGCACGACTTCGTCGAGATCGAGACCCCGACGCTGACCCGCTCGACGCCCGAGGGCGCTCGGGACTTCCTCGTGCCGGCGCGTCTCGCTCCCGGCTCCTGGTACGCCCTGCCGCAGTCCCCGCAGCTGTTCAAGCAGCTGCTGATGGTCGCCGGCATGGAGCGCTACTACCAGATCGCCCGCTGCTACCGCGACGAGGACTTCCGTGCCGACCGCCAGCCGGAGTTCACCCAGCTGGACATCGAGATGAGCTTCGTCGACCAGGACGACGTCATCGCGCTGTCGGAGCAGGTGATGGCCGCGATCTGGAAGCTCATCGACGTCGACCTGCCGACCCCGTTCCCGCGGATGACCTACGCCGACGCGATGGACAAGTACGGCTCGGACAAGCCGGACCTGCGCTTCGACCTGCAGATCACCGAGATGACCGAGTACTTCAAGGACACCACCTTCCGGGTCTTCCAGGCCGCCTACGTCGGTGCCGTCGTGATGCCCGGCGGCGCCTCGCTGCCGCGGCGCCAGTTCGACGCCTGGCAGGAGTGGGCGAAGCAGCGCGGGGCCAAGGGCCTGGCGTACGTCACTGTCGGCACGGACGGCACCCTGGCCGGCCCGGTGGCCAAGAACATCACCGACGCCGAGCGTGAGGGCCTCGCCGCCGCGACCGGGGCGAAGCCCGGCGACGCGATCTTCTTCGCCGCGGGCGGCCGCAAGTCCTCCCAGGAGCTGCTGGGAGCGGCGCGGCTGGAGATCGGACGCCGGACCGGGATGATCGACGAGAACGCCTGGAGTTTCCTGTGGGTCGTCGACGCCCCGCTGTTCGAACCCACGTCCGAGGCCGTCGCCGCCGGTGACGTGGCGGTCGGCGAGGGTGCCTGGACCGCCCTGCACCACGCGTTCACCTCGCCCAAGCCGGAGTCGATGGACACCTTCGACACCGACCCTGGGTCCGCCCTGGCGTACGCGTACGACTGCGTCTGCAACGGCAACGAGATCGGTGGCGGCTCGATCCGTATCCACCGCCGCGACATCCAGCAGCGTGTCTTCGCGGTGATGGGGATCGGTGAGGAGGAGGCGCAGGAGAAGTTCGGCTTCCTGCTCGACGCGTTCAAGTTCGGCGCCCCGCCGCATGGCGGCATCGCGTTCGGCTGGGACCGGATCACCGCGCTGCTGTCCCACAGCGAGTCGATCCGCGACGTGATCGCGTTCCCGAAGTCCGGCAACGGGTACGACCCGCTGACCGGCGCCCCGGCGCCGATCACGGTGAAGCAGCGGCGGGAGGCCGGTGTGGACTCCAAGCCGAAGGCCAAGGGCGCCGCCTCGGACGCCCCGCAGCCGCAGAAGGCGGCCACCGCCTCCTGA
- a CDS encoding replication-associated recombination protein A: MSQDLFGEPVDETVRAERGGTLSWAGNGQQPLAVRLRPRTLDEIVGQDHLLTPGSPLRRLAAGEPGSVFLWGPPGVGKTTIAAVVSRSTNRRFVEISAVTAGVKDVRAELDTAKRELARGNPTVLFVDEVHRFSKAQQDVLLPAVENRLVTLIAATTENPSFSVISPLLSRSLLLTLKPLTDEGVGALLDRALTDDRGLRTPDGGPYALAADARAALLQMAGGDARRALTYLEEAAAGATARGGDTIDLPALEQAVDRAAVRYDRAGDQHYDVISAFIKSIRGSDVQAALHYLARMLEAGEDPRFVARRLIISASEDIGMAQSSVLQTCVAAAQAVQLIGMPEARITLAHATVACAMAPKSNAAYLGVARALEDIRTGKGRSVPPHLRDAHYQGAAALGHGKGYLYAHDAPHSVARQQYLPDDLVDAEYYTPTRNGAEAALADRLAVLEELLGKHRPRASQG; this comes from the coding sequence ATGAGTCAGGACCTGTTCGGGGAACCCGTCGACGAGACCGTCCGCGCAGAGCGCGGGGGGACCTTGAGCTGGGCGGGCAACGGGCAGCAGCCCCTCGCGGTGCGCCTGCGCCCGCGGACCCTGGACGAGATCGTCGGCCAGGACCACCTGCTCACGCCGGGGTCACCGTTGCGCCGGCTGGCGGCGGGCGAGCCGGGTTCGGTGTTCCTCTGGGGGCCGCCGGGCGTCGGCAAGACGACCATCGCGGCGGTCGTGTCGCGCTCGACCAACCGCCGGTTCGTCGAGATCTCGGCGGTCACCGCCGGGGTGAAGGACGTGCGTGCCGAGTTGGACACCGCCAAGCGGGAGCTCGCCCGCGGCAATCCGACGGTCCTCTTCGTCGACGAGGTGCACCGGTTCTCCAAGGCCCAGCAGGACGTCCTGTTGCCCGCGGTGGAGAACCGCCTCGTCACGCTCATCGCCGCGACGACGGAGAATCCGAGCTTCTCGGTCATCTCACCCCTGCTCTCGCGTTCGCTGCTGCTGACGCTGAAGCCGCTCACGGACGAGGGGGTCGGAGCCCTCCTGGACCGGGCACTGACCGACGACCGCGGGCTGCGGACCCCGGACGGGGGACCGTACGCCTTGGCGGCGGACGCCAGGGCGGCCCTGCTGCAGATGGCCGGTGGCGACGCGCGGCGGGCCCTCACCTATCTCGAGGAGGCCGCTGCGGGCGCGACCGCGCGGGGTGGCGACACGATCGACCTGCCGGCCCTGGAGCAGGCCGTGGACCGGGCCGCGGTGCGCTACGACCGCGCCGGGGACCAGCACTATGACGTGATCAGTGCGTTCATCAAGTCGATCCGCGGCTCCGACGTCCAGGCCGCCCTGCACTACCTCGCCCGGATGCTGGAGGCGGGGGAGGACCCCCGGTTCGTCGCGCGACGGCTCATCATCTCCGCCAGTGAGGACATCGGCATGGCCCAGTCCTCTGTCCTGCAGACCTGTGTCGCGGCCGCCCAGGCGGTGCAGCTCATCGGCATGCCCGAGGCCAGGATCACCCTGGCCCACGCCACCGTGGCCTGCGCGATGGCGCCGAAGTCCAACGCCGCCTACCTCGGTGTCGCGCGGGCCTTGGAGGACATCCGGACCGGGAAGGGCCGATCGGTCCCGCCGCACCTGCGTGACGCCCACTACCAGGGGGCGGCGGCCCTCGGCCATGGCAAGGGGTACCTCTACGCCCACGACGCGCCGCACAGTGTTGCCCGCCAGCAGTACCTGCCCGACGACCTCGTCGACGCCGAGTACTACACGCCGACCCGCAACGGGGCCGAGGCAGCCCTGGCCGACCGGCTCGCCGTCCTCGAGGAACTCCTCGGCAAACACCGGCCGCGAGCCTCGCAGGGCTGA
- a CDS encoding DUF948 domain-containing protein, with translation MTVGGIAGLLAAVAALLLVAFLARPLLKLARVLEEVRLVVRDFGHSLVPIMTELRGTVVAANSEIEKVGVITEDASRVAANATTLTRNAAELTTLFRATVGGPLVKVAAFSYGVRAAAGRRSKAGVR, from the coding sequence ATGACCGTCGGTGGCATCGCCGGACTGCTCGCGGCCGTGGCCGCCCTGCTCCTGGTGGCTTTCCTCGCCCGCCCGCTGCTCAAGCTCGCGCGGGTCCTGGAGGAGGTCCGGCTGGTGGTGCGCGACTTCGGGCATTCGCTGGTGCCGATCATGACGGAGCTGCGTGGCACGGTCGTCGCGGCCAACTCCGAGATCGAGAAGGTCGGGGTGATCACCGAGGACGCCTCCCGAGTGGCTGCCAATGCCACCACCCTCACGCGCAACGCTGCGGAGCTGACCACCCTGTTCCGCGCGACCGTCGGCGGGCCGTTGGTCAAGGTCGCCGCGTTCAGCTACGGCGTGCGTGCCGCGGCCGGGCGCCGGAGCAAGGCGGGGGTCCGATGA
- the alaS gene encoding alanine--tRNA ligase — MKTADIRRTYLDFFEKRGHTVVPSAPLVYNDPTLLFVNAGMVPFKPYFIGDEVAPFDRAVSSQKCVRTLDIEEVGKTTRHGTFFQMLGNFSFGDYFKEGAIEYAWELVTSPQDQGGFGFDGDRIWTTVLTDDDEAFAMWRAVGMPAEHIQRRGIKDNYWHMGVPGPGGPCSEIYIDRGPQYGPDGGPEADEDRFLEIWNLVFQTQDLIGVRSKTDFDVAGDLPKKNIDTGAGLERIAYLLQGKQNMYEIDEVWPVIERAAELAGKTYGKDHGDDVRLRVVGDHVRSGLMLMSDGVSPGNEARGYVLRRLLRRAIRAMRLLGVHDPVLSELLPISRDLMKVSWPDVATNWARISDVAYAEEDTFRRTLTAGTQIFDVAVRRTKESGQDTLSGTDAFQLHDTYGFPIDLTLEMAEEQGLTVDRKAFQSLMQEQRDRAKADARAKKGGMVSTDTYRELRAGGETAFTGYDELVTPSIVRGVVRDGRVVPEARPGETVEVVLAETPFYAESGGQDADLGIITGDGLHLDVLDVQRPVPGLVVHTVRVGEGELHTGQTVDARVDADHRFSSRQAHSATHLVHAALRELVGPSAVQAGSYNKPGYLRFDFNSTQALSKDLQQAIEGRTMEAIHDDLGVSTTMMNLDDAKQAGAMAMFGEKYPDRVRVVQMGSPWSLELCGGTHVSHTSQIGLVAMTGESSIGSGIRRVEFLVGSQAFDHFAAERQLVQGLADSLRTQPEQLADRVARMAEQLKAAEKEIAAYRAKELLATAGAFVDRAVRIGGVTLVAETVAEVAPADLRTLATEIRGRLGENPAVVALVSGTQKPAAVVATTAAAREAGLRAGDLIRVACAELGGKGGGKPDLAQGGGTDPAGAPRALAVVKAAVEKVGATR; from the coding sequence ATGAAGACAGCCGATATCCGGCGTACGTACCTCGACTTCTTCGAGAAGCGGGGTCACACCGTGGTGCCGTCGGCACCGCTGGTGTACAACGACCCGACGCTGCTGTTCGTCAACGCCGGCATGGTGCCGTTCAAGCCGTACTTCATCGGGGACGAGGTGGCGCCGTTCGACCGCGCCGTCAGCTCCCAGAAGTGCGTCCGCACCCTCGACATCGAGGAGGTCGGCAAGACCACTCGCCACGGCACCTTCTTCCAGATGCTGGGCAACTTCTCCTTCGGCGACTACTTCAAGGAAGGCGCCATCGAGTACGCGTGGGAGCTCGTCACCTCCCCGCAGGACCAGGGCGGCTTCGGTTTCGACGGGGACCGTATCTGGACCACGGTGCTGACCGATGACGACGAGGCGTTCGCGATGTGGCGCGCGGTCGGCATGCCGGCCGAGCACATCCAGCGTCGCGGCATCAAGGACAACTACTGGCACATGGGCGTCCCCGGTCCGGGTGGCCCGTGCTCCGAGATCTACATCGACCGCGGCCCGCAGTACGGGCCCGACGGTGGTCCGGAAGCGGACGAGGACAGGTTCCTGGAGATCTGGAACCTCGTCTTCCAGACCCAGGACCTCATCGGCGTCCGCTCGAAGACCGATTTCGACGTGGCCGGTGACCTGCCGAAGAAGAACATCGACACCGGTGCAGGTCTGGAGCGCATCGCGTACCTGCTGCAGGGCAAGCAGAACATGTACGAGATCGACGAGGTCTGGCCCGTCATCGAGCGCGCGGCCGAACTCGCGGGCAAGACGTACGGCAAGGACCACGGCGATGACGTGCGCCTGCGCGTGGTCGGCGACCATGTCCGCTCCGGTCTGATGCTGATGTCGGACGGCGTCTCGCCCGGCAACGAGGCGCGCGGCTACGTCCTGCGTCGCCTGCTGCGGCGCGCCATCCGCGCGATGCGGCTGCTCGGCGTGCACGACCCGGTGCTGTCGGAACTGCTGCCGATCAGCCGGGACCTGATGAAGGTCTCCTGGCCCGACGTGGCGACGAACTGGGCGCGGATCAGCGACGTGGCGTACGCCGAGGAGGACACCTTCCGGCGCACGCTCACCGCCGGTACCCAGATCTTCGACGTCGCCGTCCGGCGTACCAAGGAGTCCGGTCAGGACACCCTGTCGGGCACCGACGCCTTCCAGCTGCACGACACCTACGGCTTCCCGATCGACCTGACGCTCGAGATGGCCGAGGAACAGGGGCTGACGGTCGACCGCAAGGCCTTCCAGAGTCTGATGCAGGAGCAGCGTGACCGAGCCAAGGCCGACGCCCGCGCCAAGAAGGGCGGCATGGTCAGCACCGACACCTACCGTGAGCTGCGGGCGGGCGGGGAGACGGCGTTCACCGGGTACGACGAACTGGTGACCCCCTCGATCGTCCGCGGCGTGGTGCGGGACGGACGCGTCGTCCCCGAGGCACGCCCCGGGGAGACCGTCGAGGTGGTGCTGGCGGAGACGCCGTTCTATGCGGAGTCGGGCGGTCAGGACGCCGATCTCGGCATCATCACCGGCGACGGCCTGCACCTCGATGTGCTCGACGTCCAGCGTCCGGTGCCGGGCCTGGTGGTGCACACCGTCCGGGTGGGGGAGGGTGAGCTGCACACCGGGCAGACCGTCGATGCGCGCGTGGATGCGGACCACCGGTTCTCGTCCCGCCAGGCGCACTCCGCCACCCACCTGGTGCACGCCGCCCTGCGCGAGCTCGTCGGCCCGTCAGCGGTCCAGGCGGGCTCGTACAACAAGCCCGGCTACCTGCGGTTCGACTTCAACTCGACCCAGGCGCTGTCCAAGGATCTGCAGCAGGCGATCGAGGGTCGCACGATGGAAGCGATCCACGACGACCTGGGCGTCTCGACGACGATGATGAACCTCGACGACGCCAAGCAGGCCGGCGCCATGGCCATGTTCGGGGAGAAGTACCCCGACCGGGTCCGTGTCGTCCAGATGGGCAGCCCCTGGTCGCTGGAGTTGTGCGGCGGCACGCACGTGTCCCACACCTCCCAGATCGGACTCGTGGCGATGACGGGCGAGTCGTCGATCGGGTCGGGCATCCGGCGCGTCGAGTTCCTCGTCGGGTCGCAGGCGTTCGACCACTTCGCGGCCGAACGCCAGCTCGTCCAGGGCCTCGCCGACAGCCTCCGGACCCAGCCCGAGCAGCTGGCCGACCGGGTGGCCCGGATGGCTGAGCAGCTGAAGGCGGCAGAGAAGGAGATCGCGGCCTACCGCGCCAAGGAGCTGCTGGCCACGGCCGGCGCCTTCGTCGACCGGGCCGTCCGGATCGGTGGCGTGACCCTGGTGGCGGAGACCGTCGCCGAGGTCGCTCCCGCCGACCTGCGGACCCTCGCCACCGAGATCCGTGGCCGCCTCGGGGAGAACCCGGCGGTCGTCGCCCTGGTCAGCGGCACCCAGAAGCCGGCCGCGGTGGTCGCCACCACCGCCGCTGCGCGCGAGGCCGGCCTCAGGGCCGGCGACCTCATCCGCGTGGCCTGCGCCGAGCTCGGCGGCAAGGGCGGCGGCAAGCCGGACCTGGCGCAGGGCGGCGGCACCGATCCCGCCGGGGCGCCGCGGGCACTGGCGGTCGTGAAGGCGGCCGTCGAGAAGGTGGGCGCCACTCGATGA
- the ruvX gene encoding Holliday junction resolvase RuvX, whose translation MSLRPGVRLALDWGDARIGVAACDPAATLAYPVRTVQVRRDEVAAVGEILALVEEYGPLLEVVMGLPRTLKGKEGPAAQKMRQRAAVLRRRLAPSVSLRLVDERMTTAAATRDLHAAGRNTRSQRSVIDQAAAVAILDYALSAERSTGEPAGELVPVPDQGDPR comes from the coding sequence ATGAGCCTGCGTCCCGGCGTACGACTCGCCCTCGACTGGGGCGACGCCCGCATCGGCGTGGCGGCCTGTGATCCGGCCGCCACGCTCGCCTACCCGGTGAGGACCGTCCAGGTCCGCAGGGACGAGGTCGCCGCCGTCGGCGAGATCCTCGCCCTCGTCGAGGAGTACGGGCCGCTTCTCGAGGTGGTGATGGGGCTGCCGCGGACACTGAAGGGCAAAGAGGGTCCGGCCGCGCAGAAGATGCGCCAGCGGGCCGCCGTGCTCCGCCGCCGCCTGGCCCCGTCCGTGAGTCTGCGGCTGGTGGACGAACGGATGACCACCGCAGCCGCCACCCGCGACCTCCATGCCGCTGGGCGCAACACCCGCTCCCAGCGGTCCGTCATCGACCAGGCCGCCGCCGTGGCCATCCTCGACTACGCGCTGTCCGCCGAGCGCTCCACCGGCGAACCCGCCGGGGAGCTCGTGCCGGTGCCCGACCAGGGAGACCCCCGATGA
- the mltG gene encoding endolytic transglycosylase MltG: MSHFLDGPDEPGPRRAQRAKERRGSRRAGVILALVTVIVLVALVGGGWYAAGVLGLRAPDYSTSTTAGPPVAVKIPSGATLKEMGQILADKDVVKSEAAFVKAAKANSKASGIQSGDYRLSTHLPASQAVDAMLDPKNRAAKQITLREGLSLAKQLDSIAEQSALPRQQFADLAKDPASVGAPAYAKTLEGYLFPDTYQLGDTTTAKQILVAMVDEYKQAAGQVGLEQAATALHHTPAEVVAVASVVEAEARTPADRPKVARVIYNRLDRGMPLQMDSTVKYLTGLDGKVTTTDKERAQDSPYNTYLHPGLPPTPIDAPGKASLEAAAHPADGQWLYFVTVNLETGETKFATTLAQHNQYVTEFQSWCTANKSKGLC; encoded by the coding sequence ATGAGCCATTTCCTCGACGGACCCGACGAGCCGGGCCCGCGTCGGGCCCAGCGTGCCAAGGAGAGGCGCGGATCGCGCCGGGCCGGGGTGATCCTTGCCCTGGTGACGGTCATCGTCCTCGTCGCGCTCGTCGGCGGCGGATGGTACGCCGCGGGTGTCCTCGGCCTTCGCGCGCCCGACTACAGCACCTCCACGACCGCAGGGCCCCCCGTGGCCGTCAAGATCCCCAGCGGGGCAACCCTGAAGGAGATGGGTCAGATCCTCGCCGACAAGGACGTGGTCAAGTCCGAGGCAGCCTTCGTCAAGGCGGCCAAGGCGAACAGCAAGGCCTCCGGGATCCAGTCCGGCGACTACCGGCTGAGCACCCACCTTCCCGCCTCCCAGGCGGTTGACGCGATGCTCGATCCGAAGAACCGGGCCGCCAAGCAGATCACCCTGCGTGAGGGGCTGAGCCTGGCCAAGCAGCTGGACAGCATCGCCGAACAGAGCGCCCTGCCGCGCCAGCAGTTCGCGGACCTGGCCAAGGACCCGGCCTCCGTCGGAGCCCCTGCCTATGCCAAGACGCTCGAGGGCTATCTCTTCCCCGACACCTACCAGCTCGGTGACACCACCACCGCGAAGCAGATCCTCGTCGCGATGGTGGACGAGTACAAGCAGGCCGCCGGGCAGGTGGGCCTCGAGCAGGCCGCGACGGCCCTGCACCACACCCCCGCCGAGGTCGTCGCCGTCGCCTCGGTCGTCGAGGCCGAGGCGCGCACGCCCGCTGACCGCCCCAAGGTCGCCCGCGTCATCTACAACCGGCTCGACCGGGGCATGCCGCTGCAGATGGACTCCACCGTCAAGTACCTGACCGGGCTGGACGGCAAGGTCACCACCACCGACAAGGAGCGGGCACAGGACAGCCCGTACAACACCTATCTCCACCCCGGGCTCCCGCCGACGCCGATCGACGCCCCCGGCAAGGCGTCCCTGGAAGCGGCCGCCCACCCGGCGGACGGGCAGTGGCTCTACTTCGTCACCGTCAATCTCGAGACGGGGGAGACCAAGTTCGCCACCACCCTGGCGCAGCACAACCAGTACGTCACGGAATTCCAGTCCTGGTGCACCGCCAACAAGTCGAAGGGGCTGTGCTGA